DNA sequence from the bacterium genome:
TTCCCGGCATGTAAAAAAGCTGCCATTCGGTTCAGAATGAGCATTGCGAGAATGCCGAAAAAAGCCTATACTCTGGCATTCGTCAGCCGACCGCAAGGAACCCCCTTATGTCTCCAACGCCGTGGAAAACAGCAATTACCGACACTTCAGAAGGCAGATTGGTCGTTCGTGGAGTCGAGATCAGCGACGCGATCGAGTATCTGAGCTTCGGTGCAATGGTCTATCTACTCTGGAAAGGTCAGCCCCCCTCAGCCGGCGCCGCCCGGGTCATGGATGCGATTCTGGTCTCATCCGTGGATCACGGCACGACGGCTCCCTCCCCTTTGGCAGCCCGGGTAGTTATGAGCGGCGGCAACCCGCTGAATGCGGCAGTGGCGGCAGGTGTGCTGGCTATCGGAGACTCGCATGGGGGAGCCATTGAAGCCTGCGCCAAGCTCTATCAGGCGTGGCTAATGACCAGCGATGAGATTCCCGACGTGGCCCGACTGGCCCCACTGATTGTCGAGGAATTCCAGCAAAAACAAATACGTGTGCCCGGATATGGTCATCGGGTGTATCAGCGCGATCCCCGCACACTCAAATTAATAGAGATCGCTGAGCGGGAAAAGTTGCGGGGTCGGGCAGTGGATTTGGCTCTGGCCATCCAGGATGAACTCGAAAAGCGCTCCGGCGGCAAGCCTCTTCCGCTGAACGTGGATGGAGCGATTGCGGCGCTTATGTCCGATTTGGGATTCGACTGGAAACTCGGCAAGGGATTCTTCATCCTCAGCCGGACGGCCGGGCTGATTGCACAGGCAAATGAGGAGCGCAGTCGTGAAAAGCCCATGCGATCTTTCGGCCAGAGCGCCCCGGAGTATGACGGCCCACGGGACGTGAAATTGGATTGACTTGCACAGCGTATCGCTCCAATCCGGCTTTCCTGAGGTTGTCTGGCGGGAGCGGCTGCCTGAGCTACCATTCTTTCGGTTCACTGGAGGGTTCCCTGCGAAGGGGAACCCTCCGATTCCATGATTTTGAATCATGCCGACTGAGAATATCACGGAAGCCATACGAATATTTATCGGAAACCGCGCCGATTTCTACCGCACGATTCTGTCGCGGATTCCTGACCCACAGCTTCGCGAACATCTGCGAGCCGCCGTGGAGAAGTGGCTGGAAACCGGGGGAATGCCGCAGGTTCAGATTCCCGGCTTGGCGGTGGACGATGAATTGATCGGAGGACTCCTCCTACGGGATATCTTCAAGAAACCCCGCTACGGTTTTGCACTGGCGCGGACGGCGATCTCTTTTGAGGAGGCCCTTGCCCGTGCGGAACAGGTCGAGGAGGCGGGTCTATTATTTTTTGGAACGCTGTCCGAAAATGCAGCCGACCGGCGGGGAGAGTATGAGCCGTTTGTGGAAGCACATCGCGGTTGTATGGCCAGTCTCCTTCGATTGAATGACTCGGTTCGTTACCGGAAACTGCCCTTGCCGGGAAACATATGAAGCGGGCGCGATGTTTGCGCTGTCGGATGACGATATCTCCTATGGTCGAAGTCCGGCAACAGAGAGCGTCCGCGTATGGGCGAACCTTCATCAGAACATCGGGTTCGGTTGGTCAGCAAAGGCTACAACACTTGGAAAATGCAGGTGTTGTTTACCCGTCCCGATCTCTCAGCCAGTGAGATATCGGAGCGCCTTCGCGAGGTCAAGCGGGAGCTTGCGAACCAGTTCGGTGTTCCGGACCATCTTCTCGAATACAGCGGGCTATTGGGACGTCAAGAGACGCGCAACGGACTGCTTGTCCAGTTGCTGATCACCAAGCAGGACGTCCCGGCCAATGCACCCCGGTTCCGGACGTTGCCGCTTCAGGCACCCGACGGGACAACGTACTCCGACATGCGGCTGGTGGCCGATCTACATCCCTACGATGAGTGGGATCATCCTCTGACCCGGTCGGTGGTTGAGGCCCGGCTGGTGGCGGCCGGATTCGGTCTTTCCTGGGTGGATTGGACGGTGATTGACCAGGTGATCCTGAATATGCATGAGACGGGCAAGCCGGTAACCGAACTCGAGATTGCCCGTGGAGTGTTGCCGGGAACCGGACTATCCTCCCGCTTGACGTATGGAGTTCGCCGGGATCAAGACCGGTTCTTGGAGTCGGCCTGGCTCGGAGTCCGACCCGTTCTGGCGGGCGAGTTCATTGTCGAGGCATCCGCATCCA
Encoded proteins:
- a CDS encoding citryl-CoA lyase, with translation MSPTPWKTAITDTSEGRLVVRGVEISDAIEYLSFGAMVYLLWKGQPPSAGAARVMDAILVSSVDHGTTAPSPLAARVVMSGGNPLNAAVAAGVLAIGDSHGGAIEACAKLYQAWLMTSDEIPDVARLAPLIVEEFQQKQIRVPGYGHRVYQRDPRTLKLIEIAEREKLRGRAVDLALAIQDELEKRSGGKPLPLNVDGAIAALMSDLGFDWKLGKGFFILSRTAGLIAQANEERSREKPMRSFGQSAPEYDGPRDVKLD